One genomic region from Pseudoduganella lutea encodes:
- a CDS encoding sugar phosphate isomerase/epimerase family protein, protein MNDKGMNQRIKWAYGVNQWKAGFTSFARLEEIERALKVTAACGFDAVELNAGSGRWDPIGRPENVAINYGSAAHFRLKLAELGIHRVASTFFDPTVMSFEELHFGLMSTVPADRARIVAQARIHAAMLAELGGEVLVVRPFPSFWKEGGLDDERMAAAAACWNEVGAMAASLGLKTALHVDALSALRTVGEFERLLQLCDSDHVGLAIDTAELTIAGHDVVALYRRFHQRVVHFHFKDALAVDTLGEYRLANAERAMIAAGGEREVPRWFGEMGTGLVDFPALLAAMRELGYAGWVVVESDKGPEPIASGMMLNAWYRQNVLEPVPAHAQR, encoded by the coding sequence ATGAACGACAAAGGCATGAATCAGCGGATCAAATGGGCATATGGCGTCAACCAGTGGAAGGCCGGCTTCACCAGCTTCGCGCGGCTCGAGGAAATCGAACGGGCTCTGAAGGTGACTGCCGCCTGCGGCTTCGATGCGGTGGAACTGAACGCCGGCAGCGGGCGCTGGGATCCCATCGGGCGACCGGAAAACGTCGCCATCAACTACGGCTCCGCGGCGCACTTCCGCCTGAAGCTGGCGGAACTGGGGATCCACCGCGTGGCCAGCACGTTCTTCGATCCCACCGTGATGAGCTTTGAAGAACTGCACTTCGGCCTGATGAGCACCGTGCCCGCCGACCGTGCCCGCATCGTGGCGCAGGCGCGCATCCATGCGGCGATGCTGGCCGAGCTGGGCGGCGAAGTGCTGGTGGTACGGCCATTCCCGTCGTTCTGGAAGGAGGGCGGGCTCGATGACGAACGCATGGCCGCCGCCGCGGCGTGCTGGAACGAGGTCGGCGCCATGGCCGCGTCGCTTGGCCTGAAGACGGCGCTGCACGTGGATGCGCTGTCCGCGCTGCGCACGGTGGGTGAATTCGAACGCCTGCTGCAGCTGTGCGACAGCGACCATGTCGGCCTGGCGATCGACACCGCGGAGCTGACCATCGCCGGGCACGACGTGGTGGCGCTGTACCGCCGCTTCCACCAGCGCGTGGTGCACTTCCATTTCAAGGATGCGCTGGCGGTCGACACGCTGGGCGAGTATCGCCTGGCGAACGCCGAGCGGGCGATGATCGCGGCGGGCGGCGAGCGCGAGGTGCCGCGCTGGTTCGGCGAGATGGGCACGGGCCTGGTCGACTTCCCCGCGCTGCTGGCGGCGATGCGTGAACTGGGCTACGCCGGCTGGGTCGTCGTCGAAAGCGACAAGGGACCGGAGCCGATCGCGTCCGGCATGATGCTCAACGCCTGGTACCGGCAGAACGTGCTGGAGCCGGTGCCCGCCCACGCGCAGCGCTGA
- a CDS encoding MFS transporter: protein MHPHQTTHAAGAAAGSAASSRQAGTAQGIALMAIMAMPTLALAALVPGLPQLFQQFSAVPNVQLLVPMIITVPSLCVALFSGFMGAIADRWGRRRLLLVSLFAFALLGLAPMLFDSLLLIVASRVIVGLAEAAILTVGNALMGDYFEGEQRQKWLGYQNMFAPLIGSAILLSGGFLAGMHWRYPFLLYLSGFAVFALAFFVCAEPRRAAPGAARPAATPFPWRVSLLVCGVTILFALVFFVQAVQHGRIFADMGVASPERISVLATVASLGTVLGGYLFKRFAGMSVTMWMAVVLVFYAVSYLGVAWAPNLFTGLPLDALGQVGGGLMLPVLVTWALHHYGFEHRGRGMGLWGGAFFLGQFLSPPLLTLIGGFGFTFLGSVAVVGALCAAAALAITVTHLKAK from the coding sequence ATGCACCCGCACCAGACCACCCACGCGGCCGGCGCCGCCGCCGGCAGTGCAGCGTCGTCGCGCCAGGCCGGCACGGCGCAGGGCATCGCGCTGATGGCGATCATGGCCATGCCGACATTGGCGCTGGCCGCGCTCGTGCCGGGCCTGCCGCAGCTGTTCCAGCAGTTTTCCGCGGTGCCGAACGTCCAGTTGCTGGTGCCGATGATCATCACGGTCCCGTCGCTGTGCGTGGCCCTGTTCTCGGGGTTCATGGGCGCCATCGCCGACCGCTGGGGGCGGCGCCGGCTGCTGCTGGTGTCGCTGTTCGCCTTTGCGTTGCTGGGCCTTGCGCCGATGCTGTTCGACAGCCTGCTGCTGATCGTCGCCAGCCGGGTCATCGTGGGCCTGGCCGAAGCGGCCATCCTCACGGTGGGCAACGCGCTGATGGGCGACTACTTCGAAGGCGAGCAGCGGCAGAAGTGGCTGGGCTACCAGAACATGTTCGCGCCGCTGATCGGCTCGGCCATCCTGCTGTCCGGGGGCTTCCTGGCCGGCATGCACTGGCGCTACCCGTTCCTGCTGTACCTGAGCGGCTTCGCCGTGTTCGCGCTGGCGTTCTTCGTGTGCGCCGAGCCCCGCAGGGCGGCGCCCGGTGCGGCGCGTCCGGCCGCAACGCCGTTTCCCTGGCGCGTGTCGCTGCTGGTGTGCGGTGTGACGATCCTGTTCGCGCTGGTGTTCTTCGTGCAGGCCGTGCAGCACGGGCGCATCTTCGCCGACATGGGCGTGGCATCACCGGAACGTATCAGCGTGCTGGCGACCGTCGCCAGCCTCGGCACCGTGCTGGGCGGCTACCTGTTCAAGCGCTTCGCCGGCATGTCGGTCACGATGTGGATGGCCGTCGTGCTGGTGTTCTATGCCGTCAGCTACCTCGGCGTGGCGTGGGCGCCAAACCTGTTCACCGGCCTGCCGCTCGATGCGCTGGGCCAGGTGGGCGGTGGGCTCATGCTGCCCGTGCTCGTCACGTGGGCGCTGCATCACTACGGTTTCGAACACCGCGGCCGCGGCATGGGGCTGTGGGGCGGGGCGTTCTTCCTGGGCCAGTTCCTCAGCCCGCCGTTGCTGACGCTGATCGGCGGCTTCGGCTTCACTTTCCTCGGCAGCGTGGCCGTGGTGGGCGCGCTCTGCGCCGCCGCCGCGCTGGCCATCACTGTCACTCACCTGAAAGCAAAATGA
- a CDS encoding sugar phosphate isomerase/epimerase family protein, with protein MQLAACIEWMFADAGTDLAARIRAAGAAGVKSVECHLWRDKPLDAIEAALRESGVRLRSFCVDPRRSLADPADHDAVLAAIADAIPIARRFDGAAMIVASGFTRAGVPEQDQFDAVVAVLKRAAALAEQSGTMLWLEPVYMVVGGQRMFVDTIGRGLDIVAAVDSPALRLLADVYHSAQTDEALGPAIKGRIALVGHVQVADTDGRHEPGTGSIDWTQVMSALREEGYRGEIGLEYFPTLPDAASLDAARKALGLAG; from the coding sequence ATGCAACTTGCAGCCTGTATCGAATGGATGTTTGCCGACGCCGGCACCGACCTGGCGGCGCGCATCCGCGCCGCCGGCGCGGCGGGCGTGAAGTCCGTGGAATGCCACCTGTGGCGCGACAAGCCGCTTGATGCGATCGAGGCGGCCCTGCGCGAGTCCGGCGTCCGCCTGCGCAGTTTCTGCGTCGACCCGCGCCGCAGCCTGGCCGATCCGGCCGACCACGACGCCGTGCTGGCGGCCATAGCGGACGCCATTCCCATCGCCCGGCGCTTCGATGGCGCGGCGATGATCGTCGCCTCCGGCTTTACGCGCGCCGGTGTGCCGGAACAGGACCAGTTCGACGCGGTGGTCGCGGTACTCAAGCGCGCCGCGGCACTGGCCGAACAGTCGGGCACGATGCTGTGGCTCGAACCCGTGTACATGGTCGTCGGCGGACAGCGCATGTTCGTCGACACGATCGGCCGCGGCCTCGATATCGTCGCGGCCGTCGACAGCCCGGCACTGCGCCTGCTGGCCGACGTCTACCACTCCGCGCAGACGGACGAGGCGCTCGGTCCCGCGATCAAGGGTCGCATCGCATTGGTGGGCCACGTGCAGGTCGCCGATACGGACGGCCGCCACGAGCCGGGAACGGGATCGATCGACTGGACGCAGGTGATGTCGGCCCTGCGCGAGGAAGGCTATCGCGGCGAGATCGGGCTGGAGTATTTTCCCACGCTGCCCGATGCCGCTTCGCTCGACGCGGCGCGCAAGGCGCTGGGGCTGGCCGGCTGA